A DNA window from Methanobrevibacter ruminantium contains the following coding sequences:
- the rpsS gene encoding 30S ribosomal protein S19 — MARKIFKYRGYTIEELKEMSLEEFIELLPARQRRSLKRGFLPRQQSVLDKMRKLQKQDKKGGKPVVVRTHCRDMIVIPEMVGTTFGIYNGRDFVEVTFTPEMLGCFFGEFAPTRARVQHGDPGMGATRSSMFVPLK; from the coding sequence TTGGCTAGAAAAATATTTAAATACAGAGGATATACTATTGAAGAATTAAAAGAAATGTCCTTGGAAGAATTTATTGAACTTTTACCAGCAAGACAAAGAAGATCCTTAAAAAGAGGATTCTTACCAAGACAACAGTCTGTGTTGGATAAAATGAGAAAATTACAAAAACAAGATAAAAAAGGTGGAAAACCTGTAGTAGTTAGGACCCACTGTAGAGATATGATTGTTATTCCTGAAATGGTAGGAACTACTTTCGGTATTTACAATGGTAGAGACTTTGTTGAAGTAACTTTCACCCCTGAAATGTTAGGATGCTTCTTTGGTGAATTCGCACCAACCAGAGCTAGAGTTCAACATGGTGACCCAGGTATGGGAGCTACTAGATCATCTATGTTTGTACCACTTAAATAA
- a CDS encoding 50S ribosomal protein L22, whose protein sequence is MAKNKYAYNNKDADESKTARAMARSLKVSPKHCVEICSAIRGMDVAKAKAYLNDVIEMKKAVPFKRHNRDVGHRKGMKGWAAGRYPVKASKAILNVIENAEANAEYKGMDVENLKIEHISSHRGMVIRGARPRAFGRVTPFNTPTTHIQIVLVEA, encoded by the coding sequence ATGGCTAAAAATAAATACGCTTATAACAATAAAGATGCTGATGAATCCAAAACAGCACGTGCTATGGCAAGATCCCTTAAAGTTTCCCCTAAACATTGTGTGGAAATTTGTAGTGCAATTAGAGGCATGGATGTTGCTAAAGCAAAAGCATACTTAAATGATGTAATTGAAATGAAAAAAGCTGTTCCTTTCAAAAGACACAACAGAGATGTTGGTCACAGAAAAGGTATGAAAGGTTGGGCTGCTGGAAGATACCCTGTAAAAGCTTCTAAAGCAATTTTAAATGTTATTGAAAATGCAGAAGCAAATGCAGAATACAAAGGTATGGATGTAGAAAACCTTAAGATTGAACATATCTCTTCCCACAGAGGTATGGTCATTAGAGGAGCTAGACCAAGAGCATTTGGTAGAGTAACTCCATTCAACACTCCAACTACCCATATTCAAATAGTTTTAGTGGAGGCTTAA
- a CDS encoding 30S ribosomal protein S3, with product MIEKDFVTEGLRRTKIDEYLEKELERAGYGGMEIQVTPLGTMVIVYAERPGMVIGRGGKTVRAITQSLKTKFDLDNPQVEVKEVDVPELNARIMASKIANMLQRGMHFRRVAYSTIRRIMGAGAQGVEVTISGKIRGSRSAVAKFTEGYIKKCGEPATRFVEEGFATAPLKPGVLGIVVRIMPPEAVLPDKVDILAPIAEPVEEIVEEEVAEEEVEVVEAEEDLEDLEEIEEVEEVVEAEEDLEELEAATEDSEEE from the coding sequence ATGATAGAAAAAGATTTCGTTACAGAAGGTCTCAGAAGAACCAAAATTGATGAATATTTAGAAAAAGAACTCGAAAGAGCAGGTTACGGAGGAATGGAAATCCAAGTTACTCCTTTAGGAACTATGGTAATCGTTTATGCTGAAAGACCTGGTATGGTAATCGGTAGAGGTGGAAAAACCGTAAGAGCTATTACCCAAAGTCTTAAAACCAAATTTGACTTGGACAACCCTCAAGTGGAAGTTAAAGAAGTTGACGTACCTGAATTGAATGCTAGAATCATGGCTTCTAAAATAGCAAATATGCTCCAAAGAGGTATGCACTTCAGAAGAGTAGCATATTCCACTATCCGCAGAATCATGGGTGCTGGAGCTCAAGGTGTAGAAGTAACTATTTCCGGTAAAATCAGAGGTTCCAGATCTGCTGTAGCTAAATTCACTGAAGGTTACATTAAGAAATGTGGTGAACCTGCAACCAGATTCGTAGAAGAAGGTTTCGCTACCGCACCTTTAAAACCTGGTGTTTTAGGTATTGTTGTTAGAATCATGCCTCCTGAAGCAGTTTTACCTGATAAAGTAGATATTCTTGCTCCTATTGCAGAACCTGTAGAAGAAATTGTTGAAGAAGAAGTGGCTGAAGAGGAAGTGGAAGTAGTCGAAGCTGAAGAAGACCTCGAAGACTTAGAAGAAATTGAAGAAGTTGAAGAAGTAGTCGAAGCTGAAGAAGACCTCGAAGAACTTGAAGCAGCTACCGAAGATTCCGAAGAGGAATAA
- the rpmC gene encoding 50S ribosomal protein L29 — MAILRSKEIWEMEIEDIEEKLVELKAELAKNVSKSAAAGVNENPGKIRELKRTIARVLTIMNQKQKEN, encoded by the coding sequence ATGGCAATTTTAAGAAGTAAAGAAATTTGGGAAATGGAAATTGAGGACATCGAAGAAAAATTGGTGGAACTCAAAGCAGAACTCGCTAAAAACGTTTCCAAAAGTGCTGCTGCAGGTGTTAATGAAAACCCTGGTAAAATTAGAGAACTCAAAAGGACTATTGCTCGTGTTCTTACAATTATGAACCAAAAACAGAAGGAGAATTAA
- the yciH gene encoding stress response translation initiation inhibitor YciH, whose protein sequence is MSKICDVCGLPEELCVCEEIAREVQSVKVFTVRRRFGKLMTIVEGIDEHDIDIKELTKTLKAKCACGGTAKKGQIELQGDHKARVKEVLSEMGFSSDTIEIRDSDKKYNNRRRH, encoded by the coding sequence ATGTCAAAAATCTGTGATGTATGTGGTCTTCCTGAAGAACTTTGTGTTTGCGAAGAAATCGCAAGAGAAGTTCAATCTGTAAAAGTGTTTACAGTCAGAAGAAGATTTGGAAAACTTATGACTATTGTCGAAGGTATAGATGAACATGATATAGATATTAAGGAACTTACTAAAACTCTTAAAGCTAAATGCGCTTGTGGAGGAACCGCTAAGAAAGGTCAAATTGAACTCCAAGGAGATCATAAGGCAAGAGTTAAAGAAGTTTTATCTGAAATGGGATTCTCTTCCGATACTATTGAAATCAGAGATTCTGATAAGAAATACAATAATAGAAGAAGACACTAA
- a CDS encoding ribonuclease P protein component 1: protein MISSKNIFYHELIGLELKVVDSSNPSLIGLQGTVIDETKKTLRIEVKEKVQDKDLSSNQNDFNLIYNEKLIQKDVSVFQFKVPDGTIVEIDGKILLNRPEDRIKRRYKKI, encoded by the coding sequence ATGATAAGCTCAAAAAATATATTCTATCATGAATTAATTGGGTTAGAACTTAAAGTTGTTGACAGTTCCAATCCCTCTTTGATAGGGTTACAAGGAACCGTCATTGATGAAACCAAAAAGACTTTAAGGATTGAAGTGAAGGAAAAGGTTCAGGATAAAGACTTAAGTTCTAATCAGAATGATTTTAATTTAATTTATAATGAGAAATTAATTCAGAAAGATGTTTCTGTATTTCAATTTAAGGTTCCGGATGGAACCATAGTTGAAATTGATGGTAAAATATTGTTGAATCGTCCTGAAGATAGGATAAAAAGAAGATATAAAAAAATTTAA
- a CDS encoding 30S ribosomal protein S17 — MVGLNVKEPETKCDDPNCPFHGNLSVRGQVLEGVVTTNKAERTITVERSFYKFIRKYERYEKRKSRINVHKPDCLDVKIGDAVKIAECRPLSKTKHFVLVEVKGDD; from the coding sequence ATGGTTGGTCTTAATGTTAAGGAACCAGAAACTAAATGTGATGATCCTAACTGCCCTTTCCATGGTAATTTATCTGTTAGAGGACAAGTCCTTGAAGGAGTTGTTACTACAAATAAAGCAGAAAGGACTATTACTGTAGAACGTAGTTTCTACAAGTTCATTAGAAAATACGAAAGATACGAAAAAAGAAAATCAAGAATTAACGTTCACAAACCTGATTGTCTTGATGTAAAAATTGGTGACGCTGTAAAAATTGCAGAATGTAGACCATTAAGTAAAACTAAACACTTTGTATTAGTTGAAGTAAAAGGTGATGATTAG
- a CDS encoding 50S ribosomal protein L14 — protein sequence MKPTTSSVTKALPIGARLQCVDNTGAREIEIISVKGFKGVRRRLDVAGVGDMVVASVKKGTADMRREVVNAVVVRQKKEYRRADGLRVKFEDNAAVIITPEGVLKGSEIRGPVAKEAADKWPSVGSAASILI from the coding sequence ATGAAACCTACTACATCCAGCGTAACTAAAGCTTTACCAATTGGTGCAAGACTTCAATGTGTTGACAATACTGGTGCTCGTGAAATCGAAATTATTTCCGTAAAAGGATTTAAAGGTGTTCGTAGAAGACTCGACGTAGCTGGTGTCGGTGATATGGTAGTTGCTTCTGTTAAAAAAGGAACTGCTGATATGAGAAGAGAAGTTGTCAATGCAGTTGTTGTAAGACAGAAAAAAGAATACAGACGTGCTGATGGTCTTCGTGTAAAATTCGAAGACAATGCTGCAGTGATCATTACTCCTGAAGGAGTATTGAAAGGTTCTGAAATCAGAGGACCTGTTGCTAAAGAAGCAGCTGACAAATGGCCTAGTGTAGGCAGTGCAGCAAGCATATTAATTTAA
- the rplX gene encoding 50S ribosomal protein L24 yields MSIQPRKQRKALYTAPLHIRRKLMSANLSKDLRADIGKRSLPIRVGDKVQVVRGDFKGHEGKVESIDAKRYKVTVEGVTLSKPDGNAVLLPIHPSNLMIIEADLKDERRLNMEE; encoded by the coding sequence ATGTCAATTCAACCAAGAAAACAAAGAAAAGCTCTCTACACTGCTCCTTTACACATTCGTCGTAAACTCATGAGTGCTAATTTAAGCAAAGATTTAAGAGCAGACATTGGTAAAAGATCTTTACCAATAAGAGTTGGAGATAAAGTTCAAGTTGTTCGTGGTGACTTTAAAGGTCATGAAGGAAAAGTTGAATCTATTGATGCAAAAAGATACAAAGTTACCGTTGAAGGTGTTACTTTAAGCAAACCTGACGGAAACGCTGTATTACTTCCAATTCACCCATCCAACTTGATGATTATTGAAGCTGATTTAAAAGATGAAAGAAGATTAAATATGGAGGAATAA
- a CDS encoding 30S ribosomal protein S4e yields the protein MAKMGSRKHLKRYKAPKSWPIHPKEDTWTVKPAPGSHAIEDSLPLLVIIRDILGLADNSREAKRIINTGNVLIDGRAVKDYKFPVGFMDVLTIPKTEENYRILLDTKGRLTLHPISVEDATYKLAKIVNKSTIKGGKTQLNLHDGRNVLVDEDAYAGQDVVCIGIPEQEIKENFKFEDGVVVLVTGGKHTGELGKIQEVIVDESSKPNTAIIEKANGDSFLTLKEYAFVIGKDEPAIDLLEVNQ from the coding sequence ATGGCAAAAATGGGATCTAGAAAGCATCTTAAAAGGTATAAAGCACCTAAAAGCTGGCCTATCCATCCTAAAGAAGACACCTGGACAGTAAAACCTGCTCCTGGTTCACACGCTATTGAAGATTCTTTACCTTTACTCGTTATTATCAGAGACATTTTAGGTCTTGCTGATAACTCCAGAGAAGCAAAAAGAATTATCAATACCGGTAATGTTTTAATTGATGGAAGAGCTGTAAAAGATTATAAATTCCCTGTCGGTTTTATGGATGTCTTAACTATTCCTAAGACTGAAGAAAATTACAGAATCCTTTTAGATACTAAAGGAAGATTAACTTTACACCCAATTTCTGTAGAAGATGCAACTTACAAATTAGCTAAAATCGTAAACAAATCTACTATTAAAGGCGGAAAAACCCAATTAAACCTTCACGATGGTAGAAACGTTTTAGTTGATGAAGATGCATATGCAGGTCAAGATGTTGTATGCATTGGCATACCTGAACAAGAAATAAAAGAAAACTTCAAATTTGAAGATGGTGTAGTTGTACTTGTTACTGGTGGTAAACACACTGGTGAACTCGGTAAAATCCAAGAAGTTATTGTGGACGAATCTTCAAAACCAAATACTGCAATTATCGAAAAGGCAAATGGTGATTCTTTCTTAACCTTAAAAGAATATGCATTTGTAATCGGTAAAGATGAACCAGCTATTGACTTATTGGAGGTTAACCAATGA
- a CDS encoding 50S ribosomal protein L5 has product MNPMNEVIISKATINIGVGEAGEKLSRAMTLIENMTGQTPVKTYSKVTNPEWGIRKRQPIACKVTLRGEKAEDAIKLVLEGINNKLRPSQFDAQGNVSFGIREHIDIPGMRYDPDIGIFGMNLSITFEKPGYRIKRRKIQKKSIPKRHRITPEETMKFMEEKFNVTIAEEEDYE; this is encoded by the coding sequence ATGAATCCAATGAATGAAGTTATCATTTCAAAAGCTACCATCAACATTGGTGTTGGTGAAGCTGGTGAAAAATTATCAAGAGCTATGACTCTTATTGAAAACATGACTGGTCAAACCCCTGTTAAAACCTATTCCAAAGTAACTAACCCAGAATGGGGTATCAGAAAAAGACAACCTATTGCATGTAAAGTAACTCTCCGTGGAGAAAAAGCTGAAGATGCAATTAAATTGGTTTTAGAAGGTATTAACAACAAATTAAGACCTAGTCAATTTGATGCACAAGGTAATGTTTCTTTCGGTATTAGAGAACATATTGATATTCCTGGAATGAGATATGATCCAGATATTGGTATTTTTGGTATGAATCTTTCTATCACCTTTGAAAAACCTGGTTATAGAATTAAAAGAAGAAAAATCCAAAAGAAATCTATTCCAAAAAGACATAGAATCACTCCTGAAGAAACTATGAAATTTATGGAAGAAAAATTCAATGTTACCATTGCAGAGGAAGAAGATTACGAATAA
- a CDS encoding 30S ribosomal protein S14: MIILPRKYGKAAKKCSRCGDHSAIVSRYGLNLCRQCFREIAPKIGFKKYN, from the coding sequence GTGATTATATTGCCAAGAAAATACGGAAAAGCAGCAAAAAAATGTAGCCGTTGTGGAGACCACTCTGCTATTGTAAGCAGATACGGACTCAACTTATGCAGGCAATGTTTTAGAGAAATTGCTCCTAAAATAGGATTTAAAAAATATAATTAA
- a CDS encoding 30S ribosomal protein S8, whose product MTLMDPLADALTNIRNNERQVNDHCTISPASKLIGRVLSTMQKENYIGEFEFIDDNKAGKFEVELEGNINQCGVIKPRHAVKKDEFEKFEKRYLPAKNFGILIVTTPEGIMTHREAKERGIGGRLLAYMY is encoded by the coding sequence ATGACTCTTATGGACCCTCTTGCTGATGCTTTAACAAACATTAGAAATAACGAACGTCAAGTAAATGACCACTGTACTATTTCTCCAGCATCCAAATTAATTGGACGTGTGTTAAGCACTATGCAAAAAGAGAATTATATAGGTGAATTTGAATTTATAGATGACAACAAAGCTGGAAAATTCGAAGTAGAATTGGAAGGTAACATCAATCAATGTGGTGTAATTAAACCTCGTCATGCTGTAAAGAAAGATGAATTTGAGAAATTCGAAAAAAGATATTTACCAGCAAAGAACTTCGGTATCTTAATCGTAACTACTCCTGAAGGTATTATGACTCACAGGGAAGCTAAAGAAAGAGGTATCGGCGGACGTTTGTTGGCTTACATGTACTAG
- a CDS encoding 50S ribosomal protein L6 → MVLAAAIREEIEIPEGVEVIIGDEVTVKGPNGETSRKFTYPNVTIAKEDNLVVLETAFPKKKDKSMIGTTRAHINNMITGVTDGFTYHMKIVFAHFPMSVKVQDKEKTVTIENFIGERHPRSSKIVGDAKVQVKGDEVIITGVNKEDVGQTMANLEQATKIRGKDPRVFQDGIYLTSRE, encoded by the coding sequence ATGGTATTAGCTGCAGCTATAAGGGAAGAAATTGAAATCCCTGAAGGCGTTGAAGTTATAATTGGAGATGAAGTTACTGTAAAAGGACCAAATGGTGAAACTTCCAGAAAATTTACTTATCCTAATGTAACTATTGCAAAAGAAGATAATCTTGTTGTTCTTGAAACCGCTTTCCCTAAAAAGAAAGACAAATCCATGATTGGAACTACTAGAGCTCACATCAACAATATGATTACTGGTGTAACCGATGGTTTCACTTATCATATGAAAATTGTATTTGCTCACTTTCCAATGTCTGTGAAAGTTCAAGACAAAGAAAAAACTGTTACTATCGAGAACTTTATTGGAGAAAGACATCCTAGATCTTCAAAAATCGTTGGAGATGCTAAAGTTCAAGTTAAAGGTGATGAAGTAATCATTACTGGTGTTAACAAGGAAGATGTCGGTCAAACTATGGCTAACTTAGAACAAGCTACTAAAATTAGAGGTAAAGATCCTAGAGTATTCCAGGATGGTATCTATTTAACTAGTAGAGAATAG
- a CDS encoding 50S ribosomal protein L32e, which yields MSKDFKRQEYARYKKLGTKWRRPRGKTSKMRRYEAGKPAMPSIGYRTPRATRGLHPSGYKDVLVNNMKELEALDSETEAARISATIGKRKKELMLEKASELGIKVLNK from the coding sequence ATGAGTAAAGATTTTAAAAGACAAGAATATGCTCGTTATAAAAAATTAGGAACCAAATGGAGACGTCCTAGAGGAAAAACTAGTAAAATGAGAAGATACGAAGCAGGTAAACCTGCAATGCCATCTATCGGTTATCGTACTCCTAGAGCTACTAGAGGATTACATCCTTCTGGTTACAAAGATGTTCTTGTTAATAACATGAAAGAATTAGAAGCACTTGACAGCGAAACTGAAGCTGCAAGAATCAGTGCTACTATTGGAAAACGTAAAAAAGAATTGATGTTAGAAAAAGCATCAGAATTAGGTATAAAAGTTTTAAATAAATAA
- a CDS encoding 50S ribosomal protein L19e produces the protein MNLTTQKRLAASILKVGVNRVWIDPDEIEEVSRAITRDGIKQLIDQGIIKAKPKTGISSYRSKKIKEQKKKGKRKGRGSIKGAKNARTPKKQVWMKTIRALRTDLKDMRDAGEIDRTTYRKLYKMAKGGAFRSKSYMKTYARDHDLIK, from the coding sequence ATGAATCTTACTACACAAAAAAGATTAGCTGCTAGTATACTTAAAGTTGGAGTAAACCGTGTATGGATAGACCCTGATGAAATTGAAGAAGTTTCTAGAGCTATTACAAGAGACGGTATCAAACAACTTATAGATCAAGGTATTATTAAAGCTAAACCAAAAACTGGTATTAGTAGCTACAGATCTAAAAAAATCAAAGAGCAAAAGAAAAAAGGTAAACGTAAAGGAAGAGGTAGTATCAAAGGAGCTAAAAACGCTCGTACTCCTAAAAAACAAGTTTGGATGAAAACCATTCGTGCTTTAAGAACTGACTTAAAAGACATGAGAGACGCTGGTGAAATTGACCGTACTACCTACCGTAAATTATACAAAATGGCAAAAGGTGGAGCTTTCAGAAGTAAATCTTACATGAAAACTTACGCTAGAGACCATGATTTAATCAAATAG
- a CDS encoding 50S ribosomal protein L18: MASGSNYKVAFRRRREGKTDYATRAKLVGVDKSRLVVRISNANCIVQVINVGKDGDETVVSAHSKELNKLGWLAGNKNTSAVYLTAYLCGKKAVAAGIEYAVADIGLKSPIRGSKVFAAVKGAADAGLNVPYGESIIPTEDRINGEHIAEYAESLDEEELNKKFSQYLAKGLQPTDLPEHFEEIKNKIDEAEL; encoded by the coding sequence TTGGCAAGCGGATCAAATTATAAAGTAGCTTTCAGAAGAAGAAGAGAAGGTAAAACTGATTATGCTACTAGAGCGAAATTAGTTGGTGTAGATAAATCCAGATTAGTTGTAAGAATTTCCAATGCTAACTGTATTGTTCAAGTGATTAATGTTGGTAAAGACGGTGACGAAACTGTTGTGTCAGCTCACAGTAAAGAATTAAACAAATTAGGATGGTTAGCAGGAAACAAAAACACTAGTGCTGTTTATTTAACTGCATACTTATGTGGTAAAAAAGCTGTTGCAGCAGGTATTGAATATGCTGTTGCTGACATTGGTTTAAAATCTCCTATTAGAGGATCAAAAGTATTTGCTGCTGTTAAAGGTGCTGCAGATGCTGGTTTAAATGTCCCATACGGTGAATCTATTATCCCTACTGAAGACAGAATTAATGGTGAACACATTGCAGAATATGCAGAAAGCTTAGATGAAGAAGAATTAAACAAAAAATTCTCCCAATACTTAGCTAAAGGTCTTCAACCTACTGATTTGCCTGAACACTTTGAAGAAATTAAAAATAAAATTGACGAGGCTGAATTATGA
- the rpsE gene encoding 30S ribosomal protein S5 yields the protein MSFNMDDWEPKTNLGKEVKAGNITDIDEIFEKGLPIMELEIVDALLPDLEEEVMDVNLVQRMHKSGRKVNFRVIVAVGNKNGYVGLGQGKAREVGPAIRKAVDNAKYNIIKVRRGCGDWGCVCGRQHTVPFKVTGKASSVNVTLRPAPAGVGLAIGDVGKTILSLAGIKDVWSQASGQTQTTVNFANAVFEALKEASRMKASEQDLKNMGVIQ from the coding sequence ATGAGCTTTAATATGGATGATTGGGAACCTAAAACCAATTTAGGTAAAGAAGTAAAAGCAGGAAATATCACCGATATTGACGAAATCTTCGAAAAAGGTCTCCCTATAATGGAATTAGAAATTGTAGATGCATTACTTCCTGATTTAGAAGAAGAAGTAATGGATGTAAATTTAGTTCAAAGAATGCACAAATCTGGTAGAAAAGTAAACTTTAGAGTAATCGTTGCAGTAGGTAACAAAAATGGTTATGTAGGTTTAGGACAAGGTAAAGCTAGAGAAGTAGGTCCTGCTATCAGAAAAGCTGTAGATAACGCTAAATATAACATTATCAAAGTAAGAAGAGGTTGTGGAGACTGGGGTTGTGTTTGTGGAAGACAACACACTGTTCCTTTCAAAGTAACCGGTAAAGCAAGTAGTGTAAACGTAACCTTAAGACCTGCTCCTGCAGGTGTAGGTTTAGCTATTGGTGATGTTGGTAAAACCATCCTCTCCCTTGCTGGTATCAAAGACGTATGGTCTCAAGCAAGTGGACAAACCCAAACTACTGTAAACTTTGCTAATGCTGTATTCGAAGCTTTAAAAGAAGCAAGCAGAATGAAAGCTTCAGAACAAGACCTTAAAAATATGGGAGTAATCCAATAA
- a CDS encoding 50S ribosomal protein L30: MYLVIRIRGTTGVKQGIASTLEMLRLNRISHAVLVDENPSYKGMLQKAKDYITWGEVDLETLTELVEKRGRLVGGARLSEEYLAENTDYSTFEELANALLNGELKAQDIDMKPVFRLHPPRKGYKGIRHSVNEGGSLGYRGEDINNLAKRMA, translated from the coding sequence ATGTATTTAGTAATTAGAATTAGAGGTACTACTGGTGTTAAACAAGGCATTGCTAGTACTTTAGAAATGTTAAGACTTAACAGAATTAGTCATGCTGTATTAGTTGATGAAAACCCAAGTTACAAAGGTATGCTCCAAAAAGCAAAAGACTACATCACTTGGGGTGAAGTTGATTTAGAAACTCTCACTGAACTTGTTGAAAAAAGAGGAAGATTAGTTGGTGGAGCTCGTCTCTCTGAAGAATACTTAGCAGAAAACACTGATTACTCTACCTTTGAAGAATTAGCTAATGCATTACTCAATGGAGAACTCAAAGCTCAAGATATTGATATGAAACCTGTATTCCGTTTACATCCTCCAAGAAAAGGATACAAAGGAATTAGACATTCTGTAAACGAAGGCGGATCCTTAGGTTACAGAGGCGAAGATATTAATAATCTTGCAAAAAGAATGGCTTAA
- a CDS encoding uL15m family ribosomal protein, translated as MIRKGKKINKMRGSRSNGGGSVKRRRGAGNKGGKGKAGAGKHHWSTTVIENRYYFGKHGFKRPQKTIHKSYPVNLNFLNDKAEEFVAQGIATKEDDVIVIDVTELGYNKVLATGFLDIPLVVKSPAFSESAIEKIEEAGGEAVEL; from the coding sequence ATGATTAGAAAAGGTAAAAAGATTAATAAGATGAGAGGTTCCAGATCTAACGGTGGAGGCTCTGTCAAAAGGAGAAGAGGAGCAGGTAACAAAGGTGGTAAAGGTAAAGCTGGAGCTGGAAAACACCACTGGTCAACTACCGTAATTGAAAACAGATATTACTTCGGTAAACATGGTTTCAAAAGACCTCAAAAAACTATCCACAAATCTTATCCTGTCAACTTAAACTTCTTGAATGACAAAGCTGAAGAGTTTGTAGCACAAGGAATTGCAACTAAAGAAGACGATGTTATTGTAATTGATGTAACTGAATTAGGTTACAACAAAGTTTTAGCAACTGGATTTCTTGACATTCCTTTAGTAGTCAAATCTCCTGCATTCTCTGAAAGCGCAATCGAAAAAATAGAAGAAGCTGGCGGAGAAGCTGTAGAATTATAG